A single genomic interval of Paralichthys olivaceus isolate ysfri-2021 chromosome 7, ASM2471397v2, whole genome shotgun sequence harbors:
- the LOC109624448 gene encoding neuronal cell adhesion molecule-like isoform X5, with translation MMERRMDTALLVLLMGHLAAALEVPLDLPQPPTITHQSPKDYIIDPRENIIIHCEAKGKPHPSFSWTRNGTHFDIDEDANVVMRPHSGTLVVDISREKADHYEGVYQCTARNKHGTAVSHNIVVRQSIAFSILRVLLKGSPLWSKERIKPIVVQEGVSLVLPCRPPAGLPPPIIFWMDNNFQRLPQSSRVSQSLNGDLYFSNVLREDSRNDYICYARFPHTQTIQQKQPITVKVLNLEAINDTMAAFYNDTDLFSEDPVDDRKPTFLIPSGSSSSKTVLRGQVLEMECIADGLPTPEISWTKVSGDLPAQRMSYLYYQKNLRIVNVSESDAGDYRCSASNRLGSVHHTIHVSVKAAPYWISSPPRNLVLAPGENGVLTCRASGTPKPSIAWAMNGIPIENSPKDLSRKVEDDTIIFTDIQIGSSAVYQCNVSNGHGYLLANAFVNVLSEPPRVLTPANKVYQVIKNHRARIDCTFFGSPIPKITWFKDSRSSTLDGDPYIQHDNGTLEIHTAQARNSGKYTCAARNMLGIYENHVYLEVKEPTRILKQPEYKVVQRGRSVVFECKVKHDPSLVPTMTWLKDDGELPDDERLIVDADSLTITDVTESDAGVYTCIMNTTLDHDSASAELTVVEATPTPAVVYERPDPPTDLELTDQKKRSVQLTWTPGDEHNSPIQKFLIQYEDSLHHRGHWHNLTEVPGTRTTAHLRLSPYIHYTFRVLALNAMGFSRPSFPSRMFKTEPAAPDENPKDVEGFGTEHDNLVISWKPLTGLQSNGPGLRYRVMWRQKAVDSDWTTVTVSNNSRFVVSGTPTFVPYELKVQAVNDHGVGPEPAIARGYSGEDLPVAAPENVQAVVLNSTLAEVHWDPVPHKLIRGHLKGYKVYYWKERSLHKHNPYHMEKLILTFSGNHSHGMVPGLHPFSLYSFNVRVYNGKGEGPVSPTQQFETPEGVPGAPTSLIVTNSNLDTLTLEWSPPHDRNGRITGYTLKYQPVNNSNELGPVEELALLANETSVTLPNLKYSTRYKFYLNAKTVRGAGPAISQEAITIMDEALMSLLDVDVGEEGTQTSHPIAQLPPRRPPHKAPPVSSFGNVSSSVGEDGALISWEYWGPEKNVYVEYTVENSEGEEEWQKEQVNGSQNVVLKGLKGGLSYRVRLVAKGHNDQPPHHSEELLVTVPAVASRQVDIATQGWFIGLMCAIALLILILLIICFIQRNKGGKYPVKEKEDAHTDPEFQPMKEDDCTFGEYSDNEDHKPLKGSRTPSNGTVKRDDSDDSLVDYGEGGDGQFNEDGSFIGQYSGKSGSRDTAEGHESSEAPSPINAMNSLNSFV, from the exons atgatggagaggaggatggacaCAGCTCTGCTGGTGCTGTTAATGGGACACCTCGCCGCGGCGCTGGAGGTCCCACTAGACC TGCCACAGCCACCGACCATAACTCACCAATCCCCCAAGGATTACATCATTGACCCACGGGAGAACATTATAATCCACTGTGAGGCGAAGGGGAAGCCTCATCCCAG TTTCTCTTGGACGAGAAATGGGACGCATTTCGACATCGACGAGGACGCCAACGTGGTCATGAGGCCCCACTCTGGGACACTGGTGGTGGACATCAGCAGAGAGAAGGCTGATCACTATGAGGGGGTGTACCAGTGCACGGCGAGAAACAAACATGGAACTGCTGTTTCCCACAACATAGTCGTACGACAGTCCA TTGCATTTTCCATCTTAAGAGTGCTCCTGAAAG GATCCCCCTTGTGGTCAAAGGAGAGGATCAAGCCAATCGTGGTTCAGGAGGGCGTGTCCTTGGTGCTGCCGTGTCGACCCCCTGCTGGCCTGCCCCCTCCCATCATATTCTGGATGGACAATA ACTTCCAGAGGCTGCCTCAGAGCAGCAGGGTGTCCCAGTCCTTGAATGGAGACCTCTACTTCTCTAACGTTCTCCGAGAGGATTCCAGGAACGACTACATCTGCTACGCCCgcttcccacacacacagaccatccAGCAGAAACAGCCCATCACCGTCAAGGTCCTCAACC TGGAAGCAATCAATGATACAATGGCAGCTTTTTACAATGACACTGATTTGTTTAGTG AAGACCCAGTGGATGACAGGAAGCCGACCTTCCTCATCCCATCTGGTTCCTCCAGCTCGAAGACGGTGTTGAGAGGACAGGTGCTGGAGATGGAGTGTATCGCAGATGGGCT GCCCACCCCGGAAATCTCCTGGACCAAAGTGAGCGGCGATCTCCCGGCCCAACGCATGTCCTACCTGTACTACCAGAAGAATCTGCGCATCGTGAACGTGTCGGAATCGGACGCAGGAGATTACCGCTGCTCCGCCAGTAACCGGCTCGGCTCCGTGCACCATACCATCCACGTCTCTGTCAAAG CGGCTCCATATTGGATCAGCAGCCCTCCCAGGAACCTTGTCCTGGCTCCGGGAGAGAACGGCGTGCTGACCTGCAGGGCCAGTGGCACGCCCAAGCCGTCCATCGCCTGGGCGATGAATGGCATCCCCATAGAGA ATTCTCCTAAGGATCTGAGCAGAAAGGTGGAAGACGACACCATTATCTTCACTGACATACAGATTGGATCCAGCGCCGTCTATCAGTGTAACGTCTCCAATGGCCACGGTTACCTCCTGGCCAACGCCTTTGTCAATGTCCTCT CGGAGCCACCCAGAGTGCTGACACCGGCCAACAAGGTCTACCAGGTCATCAAAAACCACCGGGCTCGGATAGACTGCACTTTCTTTGGGTCACCCATCCCTAAAATTACATG GTTCAAAGACAGCCGCTCCAGCACCCTGGACGGAGATCCTTACATCCAGCATGACAACGGCACTTTAGAGATTCACACAGCTCAGGCCAGAAACAGCGGCAAATACACCTGCGCCGCCAGAAACATGCTGGGTATCTATGAGAATCATGTCtacctggaggtcaaag AGCCCACCCGCATCCTGAAGCAGCCCGAGTACAAGGTGGTCCAGAGGGGCAGGTCGGTGGTGTTTGAGTGTAAAGTGAAACATGACCCGTCACTCGTCCCCACCATGACCTGGCTCAAAGACGACGGAGAGCTGCCTGATGATGAGAG attAATCGTAGACGCTGACAGCCTCACCATCACTGATGTGACAGAGAGCGACGCGGGCGTGTACACCTGCATCATGAACACAACTCTGGACCACGACTCAGCCAGCGCAGAGCTCACTGTTGTTG AGGCCACACCAACTCCAGCTGTTGTCTACG AACGACCTGACCCCCCAACTGACCTGGAGCTGACGGACCAGAAAAAGAGAAGTGTGCAGCTCACATGGACCCCCGGGGATGAACATAACAGTCCAATTCAGA AATTTCTCATCCAGTATGAAGACTCGCTGCACCACCGAGGTCACTGGCACAACCTCACCGAGGTCCCTGGAACCAGGACGACTGCTCACCTCAGATTGTCTCCCTACATCCACTACACCTTCAGGGTTTTGGCTCTCAATGCCATGGGCTTCAGTCGGCCCAGCTTCCCCTCCAGGATGTTTAAGACAGAACCTGCAG CTCCAGACGAGAACCCTAAAGATGTTGAGGGATTTGGAACAGAGCATGACAATCTTGTAATCTCATGGAAG ccgcTGACAGGGCTCCAGTCTAATGGCCCAGGGCTTCGTTATCGAGTAATGTGGAGGCAGAAGGCAGTGGACAGTGATTGGACCACAGTGACTGTGTCCAACAACTCTAGGTTCGTCGTGTCTGGAACGCCCACGTTCGTACCGTACGAGCTAAAAGTTCAGGCTGTGAACGACCACGGAGTTGGACCTGAGCCTGCTATCGCCCGCGGCTACTCAGGAGAGGACT TGCCGGTAGCAGCTCCAGAAAACGTTCAGGCGGTGGTGCTGAACAGCACTCTGGCAGAGGTGCACTGGGATCCTGTGCCTCATAAATTAATACGTGGGCATCTCAAAGGATACAAG GTGTACTACTGGAAAGAGCGCAGTCTCCACAAACACAACCCCTACCACATGGAGAAGCTGATCCTGACGTTCAGTGGGAACCACAGCCACGGCATGGTGCCTGGTCTGCACCCCTTCAGCCTGTACTCCTTCAATGTCAGAGTGTATAACGGCAAAGGAGAGGGTCCTGTGAGCCCCACCCAGCAATTTGAAACACCAGAGGGAG tACCTGGAGCTCCCACTTCCCTGATAGTCACCAACTCAAACCTGGACACTCTAACCCTTGAATGGAGTCCTCCTCATGATCGTAACGGACGCATCACTGGCTACACTCTCAAATATCAGCCAG TCAATAACTCCAATGAGCTGGGCCCAGTGGAGGAGCTGGCCCTGCTCGCCAATGAGACCTCAGTCACTTTGCCCAACCTCAAGTACAGCACACGCTACAAGTTTTATTTGAATGCCAAAACAGTCAGGGGAGCGGGCCCAGCCATTTCTCAAGAGGCTATCACCATCATGGATGAAG CTCTAATGTCACTGCTTGACGTAGATGTGGGCGAAG AAGGCACCCAAACCTCTCATCCCATTGCTCAGCTTCCTCCACGCCGTCCCCCCCACAAGG CACCGCCAGTGAGTTCTTTCGGGAACGTTAGTTCCTCGGTTGGAGAGGATGGGGCCCTCATCAGTTGGGAGTACTGGGGCCCGGAGAAAAACGTTTATGTAGAGTACACTGTAGAAAACA gtgaaggtgaagaggaATGGCAGAAAGAGCAGGTGAACGGCTCTCAGAACGTTGTGCTGAAGGGCTTAAAGGGGGGCCTCTCCTATAGGGTGCGCttggtggccaaaggtcacaacGACCAGCCGCCCCACCACTCTGAAGAGCTGTTGGTCACGGTACCAG CTGTGGCGAGCAGACAGGTGGACATCGCCACTCAGGGATGGTTCATTGGCCTCATGTGTGCCATCGCTCTGCTCATCCTGATCCTCCTCATTATCTGCTTCATCCAGAGGAATAAAGGAGGGAAATACCCCG TCAAAGAGAAGGAGgacgcacacacagacccaGAGTTCCAGCCCATGAAAGAAGACGACTGCACTTTTGGGGAATACAG
- the LOC109624448 gene encoding neuronal cell adhesion molecule-like isoform X7 yields MMERRMDTALLVLLMGHLAAALEVPLDLPQPPTITHQSPKDYIIDPRENIIIHCEAKGKPHPSFSWTRNGTHFDIDEDANVVMRPHSGTLVVDISREKADHYEGVYQCTARNKHGTAVSHNIVVRQSRSPLWSKERIKPIVVQEGVSLVLPCRPPAGLPPPIIFWMDNNFQRLPQSSRVSQSLNGDLYFSNVLREDSRNDYICYARFPHTQTIQQKQPITVKVLNLEAINDTMAAFYNDTDLFSEDPVDDRKPTFLIPSGSSSSKTVLRGQVLEMECIADGLPTPEISWTKVSGDLPAQRMSYLYYQKNLRIVNVSESDAGDYRCSASNRLGSVHHTIHVSVKAAPYWISSPPRNLVLAPGENGVLTCRASGTPKPSIAWAMNGIPIENSPKDLSRKVEDDTIIFTDIQIGSSAVYQCNVSNGHGYLLANAFVNVLSEPPRVLTPANKVYQVIKNHRARIDCTFFGSPIPKITWFKDSRSSTLDGDPYIQHDNGTLEIHTAQARNSGKYTCAARNMLGIYENHVYLEVKEPTRILKQPEYKVVQRGRSVVFECKVKHDPSLVPTMTWLKDDGELPDDERLIVDADSLTITDVTESDAGVYTCIMNTTLDHDSASAELTVVERPDPPTDLELTDQKKRSVQLTWTPGDEHNSPIQKFLIQYEDSLHHRGHWHNLTEVPGTRTTAHLRLSPYIHYTFRVLALNAMGFSRPSFPSRMFKTEPAAPDENPKDVEGFGTEHDNLVISWKPLTGLQSNGPGLRYRVMWRQKAVDSDWTTVTVSNNSRFVVSGTPTFVPYELKVQAVNDHGVGPEPAIARGYSGEDLPVAAPENVQAVVLNSTLAEVHWDPVPHKLIRGHLKGYKVYYWKERSLHKHNPYHMEKLILTFSGNHSHGMVPGLHPFSLYSFNVRVYNGKGEGPVSPTQQFETPEGVPGAPTSLIVTNSNLDTLTLEWSPPHDRNGRITGYTLKYQPVNNSNELGPVEELALLANETSVTLPNLKYSTRYKFYLNAKTVRGAGPAISQEAITIMDEALMSLLDVDVGEEGTQTSHPIAQLPPRRPPHKAPPVSSFGNVSSSVGEDGALISWEYWGPEKNVYVEYTVENSEGEEEWQKEQVNGSQNVVLKGLKGGLSYRVRLVAKGHNDQPPHHSEELLVTVPAVASRQVDIATQGWFIGLMCAIALLILILLIICFIQRNKGGKYPVKEKEDAHTDPEFQPMKEDDCTFGEYSDNEDHKPLKGSRTPSNGTVKRDDSDDSLVDYGEGGDGQFNEDGSFIGQYSGKSGSRDTAEGHESSEAPSPINAMNSLNSFV; encoded by the exons atgatggagaggaggatggacaCAGCTCTGCTGGTGCTGTTAATGGGACACCTCGCCGCGGCGCTGGAGGTCCCACTAGACC TGCCACAGCCACCGACCATAACTCACCAATCCCCCAAGGATTACATCATTGACCCACGGGAGAACATTATAATCCACTGTGAGGCGAAGGGGAAGCCTCATCCCAG TTTCTCTTGGACGAGAAATGGGACGCATTTCGACATCGACGAGGACGCCAACGTGGTCATGAGGCCCCACTCTGGGACACTGGTGGTGGACATCAGCAGAGAGAAGGCTGATCACTATGAGGGGGTGTACCAGTGCACGGCGAGAAACAAACATGGAACTGCTGTTTCCCACAACATAGTCGTACGACAGTCCA GATCCCCCTTGTGGTCAAAGGAGAGGATCAAGCCAATCGTGGTTCAGGAGGGCGTGTCCTTGGTGCTGCCGTGTCGACCCCCTGCTGGCCTGCCCCCTCCCATCATATTCTGGATGGACAATA ACTTCCAGAGGCTGCCTCAGAGCAGCAGGGTGTCCCAGTCCTTGAATGGAGACCTCTACTTCTCTAACGTTCTCCGAGAGGATTCCAGGAACGACTACATCTGCTACGCCCgcttcccacacacacagaccatccAGCAGAAACAGCCCATCACCGTCAAGGTCCTCAACC TGGAAGCAATCAATGATACAATGGCAGCTTTTTACAATGACACTGATTTGTTTAGTG AAGACCCAGTGGATGACAGGAAGCCGACCTTCCTCATCCCATCTGGTTCCTCCAGCTCGAAGACGGTGTTGAGAGGACAGGTGCTGGAGATGGAGTGTATCGCAGATGGGCT GCCCACCCCGGAAATCTCCTGGACCAAAGTGAGCGGCGATCTCCCGGCCCAACGCATGTCCTACCTGTACTACCAGAAGAATCTGCGCATCGTGAACGTGTCGGAATCGGACGCAGGAGATTACCGCTGCTCCGCCAGTAACCGGCTCGGCTCCGTGCACCATACCATCCACGTCTCTGTCAAAG CGGCTCCATATTGGATCAGCAGCCCTCCCAGGAACCTTGTCCTGGCTCCGGGAGAGAACGGCGTGCTGACCTGCAGGGCCAGTGGCACGCCCAAGCCGTCCATCGCCTGGGCGATGAATGGCATCCCCATAGAGA ATTCTCCTAAGGATCTGAGCAGAAAGGTGGAAGACGACACCATTATCTTCACTGACATACAGATTGGATCCAGCGCCGTCTATCAGTGTAACGTCTCCAATGGCCACGGTTACCTCCTGGCCAACGCCTTTGTCAATGTCCTCT CGGAGCCACCCAGAGTGCTGACACCGGCCAACAAGGTCTACCAGGTCATCAAAAACCACCGGGCTCGGATAGACTGCACTTTCTTTGGGTCACCCATCCCTAAAATTACATG GTTCAAAGACAGCCGCTCCAGCACCCTGGACGGAGATCCTTACATCCAGCATGACAACGGCACTTTAGAGATTCACACAGCTCAGGCCAGAAACAGCGGCAAATACACCTGCGCCGCCAGAAACATGCTGGGTATCTATGAGAATCATGTCtacctggaggtcaaag AGCCCACCCGCATCCTGAAGCAGCCCGAGTACAAGGTGGTCCAGAGGGGCAGGTCGGTGGTGTTTGAGTGTAAAGTGAAACATGACCCGTCACTCGTCCCCACCATGACCTGGCTCAAAGACGACGGAGAGCTGCCTGATGATGAGAG attAATCGTAGACGCTGACAGCCTCACCATCACTGATGTGACAGAGAGCGACGCGGGCGTGTACACCTGCATCATGAACACAACTCTGGACCACGACTCAGCCAGCGCAGAGCTCACTGTTGTTG AACGACCTGACCCCCCAACTGACCTGGAGCTGACGGACCAGAAAAAGAGAAGTGTGCAGCTCACATGGACCCCCGGGGATGAACATAACAGTCCAATTCAGA AATTTCTCATCCAGTATGAAGACTCGCTGCACCACCGAGGTCACTGGCACAACCTCACCGAGGTCCCTGGAACCAGGACGACTGCTCACCTCAGATTGTCTCCCTACATCCACTACACCTTCAGGGTTTTGGCTCTCAATGCCATGGGCTTCAGTCGGCCCAGCTTCCCCTCCAGGATGTTTAAGACAGAACCTGCAG CTCCAGACGAGAACCCTAAAGATGTTGAGGGATTTGGAACAGAGCATGACAATCTTGTAATCTCATGGAAG ccgcTGACAGGGCTCCAGTCTAATGGCCCAGGGCTTCGTTATCGAGTAATGTGGAGGCAGAAGGCAGTGGACAGTGATTGGACCACAGTGACTGTGTCCAACAACTCTAGGTTCGTCGTGTCTGGAACGCCCACGTTCGTACCGTACGAGCTAAAAGTTCAGGCTGTGAACGACCACGGAGTTGGACCTGAGCCTGCTATCGCCCGCGGCTACTCAGGAGAGGACT TGCCGGTAGCAGCTCCAGAAAACGTTCAGGCGGTGGTGCTGAACAGCACTCTGGCAGAGGTGCACTGGGATCCTGTGCCTCATAAATTAATACGTGGGCATCTCAAAGGATACAAG GTGTACTACTGGAAAGAGCGCAGTCTCCACAAACACAACCCCTACCACATGGAGAAGCTGATCCTGACGTTCAGTGGGAACCACAGCCACGGCATGGTGCCTGGTCTGCACCCCTTCAGCCTGTACTCCTTCAATGTCAGAGTGTATAACGGCAAAGGAGAGGGTCCTGTGAGCCCCACCCAGCAATTTGAAACACCAGAGGGAG tACCTGGAGCTCCCACTTCCCTGATAGTCACCAACTCAAACCTGGACACTCTAACCCTTGAATGGAGTCCTCCTCATGATCGTAACGGACGCATCACTGGCTACACTCTCAAATATCAGCCAG TCAATAACTCCAATGAGCTGGGCCCAGTGGAGGAGCTGGCCCTGCTCGCCAATGAGACCTCAGTCACTTTGCCCAACCTCAAGTACAGCACACGCTACAAGTTTTATTTGAATGCCAAAACAGTCAGGGGAGCGGGCCCAGCCATTTCTCAAGAGGCTATCACCATCATGGATGAAG CTCTAATGTCACTGCTTGACGTAGATGTGGGCGAAG AAGGCACCCAAACCTCTCATCCCATTGCTCAGCTTCCTCCACGCCGTCCCCCCCACAAGG CACCGCCAGTGAGTTCTTTCGGGAACGTTAGTTCCTCGGTTGGAGAGGATGGGGCCCTCATCAGTTGGGAGTACTGGGGCCCGGAGAAAAACGTTTATGTAGAGTACACTGTAGAAAACA gtgaaggtgaagaggaATGGCAGAAAGAGCAGGTGAACGGCTCTCAGAACGTTGTGCTGAAGGGCTTAAAGGGGGGCCTCTCCTATAGGGTGCGCttggtggccaaaggtcacaacGACCAGCCGCCCCACCACTCTGAAGAGCTGTTGGTCACGGTACCAG CTGTGGCGAGCAGACAGGTGGACATCGCCACTCAGGGATGGTTCATTGGCCTCATGTGTGCCATCGCTCTGCTCATCCTGATCCTCCTCATTATCTGCTTCATCCAGAGGAATAAAGGAGGGAAATACCCCG TCAAAGAGAAGGAGgacgcacacacagacccaGAGTTCCAGCCCATGAAAGAAGACGACTGCACTTTTGGGGAATACAG